The sequence below is a genomic window from Flagellimonas marinaquae.
ATTCAACAAAGCTCAAGAGGTAATTCAAAAAAACCAACAAATGACCTTTGCCGAAGAACTGGCAAAAATAGGATATTGGGAATGGGATGTAGTGAACGACCATCTTACTTGGTCCGACAACATGTACCGGATCTTTGACATGGAGGTGGGCACTCCCCTTGGTTTTGAGAATGTGGTTGAAGCCATTCACCCCGGCGACAGGGATATGTTCCGCGCCCATGCAGAGGAATTTATTGCAGAAAAAAAGTTCAGAAAGTTCATGCACCGCATTGTTTACGATAGTGGAGCGGTAAGAACCGTTGAACTTTATGGCGAGGTGGTAACGGACAGAGCAGGAAATGTTCTAAAAATGGTTGGGATCACACAGGACATTACAGAACAACGTATGTCCGAAATTAAGTTCCGGGGCCTATTGGATTCCGCACCGGACACAATGATCATTGTAGACACAAAAGGTCTGATACAATTGGCCAATAAACAAGCGGAAAAAATGTTCGGGTACAAGGCAACCGAACTTGTAGACCAACATGTTTCCATGCTCGTACCCAATCGTTTATGGGATACCATGGAGTACCACGCCAACATATTTTTTAAAGACCCAAAACATACAGGACTGCCCGCTGATCTCGATTTCTATGTACAAAACAAAGCTGGTTTTCAAATACCCATACAAGTTACCCTTAGTCCTCTTGTAACCTCCGAGGGACTGTTGGTCTCCTTGGCCATTCGGGATATTACCGAACAAAAACAGAGCGCCCATCGGATTTTGGAAACCAATAAAAGTTTAAAGGAATCCGCAAACAAGCTAAAAATCCAGAATAAGCAACTGGCCGAATTCAACCATATAACATCGCATAATCTGCGATCGCCGGTGAGCAACCTAAGTTCCCTGATCAATATTTACAAGACGGAGGACGACAGTGACCTGCGAGAGGAGCTCATAGAAAAAATGGAATCTGTTACCAATCATTTAACCTGGACTTTGGACACACTAGTAGAGTCCTTGGTAATAAAAAACAAGACCAACGTTGCCCTCGAAGAGACCATTTTTGAATCTATCCTCCAGAAGACAAAGGATATGCTCGCCGCCCAAATACTGAAGACCGAAGCAATTATTGAACATGATTTTTCCGAAGTCGAAAGCGCCATGTACAATAAAATTTATTTGGAAAGCATTTTCCTGAATCTGATCAGCAATTCGTTAAAGTATAGGGACGAGAATAGAAAACCTAAAATATTGGTGAAGTCCAAAATAGAAAATGGAAGGACCCAACTGGAATTTCGGGACAACGGACTGGGCATCGACCTTAAAAAAAACGGACATAAATTGTTTGGATTTAGCAAGGTGTTCCATCGTAACAAGGACGCCAAAGGCGTGGGCCTTTTTCTGACCAAGGCACAAATAGACGCCATGGGCGGAAAAATTTGGGCCGAAAGCGAACCGGGCATCGGCACATCCTTTTTTGTTAACCTAAATCATTGACCCCCATGAAACCTATCAATGTATGTATAGTCGACGACGATGATATCTATCAATTTACCATGAAGGTGACCATAAGAAACATCCCTACGGTAAAATCTACCCAAGTTTTTACCGACGGCGCCCAAGCACTCGAATATATCATCAACAATAAAAATGATAAGGATGCACTGCCCGATATTATTTTTCTGGACATCAACATGCCTGTAATGGATGGGTTCCAGTTTATGGATGAATTCGTTGATCTACTGCCAAAGCTGAACAAACCCATACAGGTATATCTTGTATCCTCTTCCATTGACCCTAAAGACATCCGCAAGGCCAAAAGAAACGATGCCATTACCGATTATTTGATCAAACCGCTAAAATCGGAACAGGTAAAAAACATCCTGACCCAATTCAAATAAACTCAATTTTCCTTTTTTTTATAGAACTAAATTGTTGTTAAACCACAAACAATGTGTTAGGTAGGAGCAATTCATACGTCTAACCTGCCTCAAAACCTATGTTAAAACGCCAAAAACCATTACTTTTGGTTATTCGATAGGAATATGACCAAACATAAACTTCAACCGGACACTTGGGTAGATCAATATGCGGATTACCTCTTTAACTATGCAGTATCCCGTGTAAGCGACACAGAAATTGCAAAGGATTTGGTTCAGGAGACCTTTTTTGCAGGTCTTAATTCAGCTAAAAACTACAAGGGCGATGCTGCCGAGCGAACTTGGTTGGTGTCCATCCTAAAACGAAAGGTTATAGACCACTACCGAAAAATCAATTCAAAAAAAGGCAAAGCAGAAGTACGTATAAATTATAGTTCCGATACCGATGCTGAAGGTGATTGGCTGGAACAGCAGGTAGCCGACCCTTACAGTAAAGACGGCGACAATGTACTTGAGAACGAGGAATTGGGTGATGCACTACAAGATTGTATATCCAAATTACCCCAAAAACAAGCGTTGGTTTTTAGCATGAAAACCATACAGGGCATGAGCACGGAAGATGTTTGTAATGAATTGGGTATAAATCCGTCCAACTTATGGGTAATGATCCATAGGGCAAGAACTGCATTAATGGGTTGTTTAAACGAAAATTGGTTTTAGCTATGAAGATTTCATGTGAGGAAGCACAGGGCATCTGCGATAAATCCCAATACAAGGAAGCAAGTTTTTGGGATATTATCAAGTTGCGCTTTCACCTGTTTACCTGCAAAGTATGCAAAGGATATTCCAAGAAGAACAACGAACTGACCTCGCTTTGCGATAGGGCCGGACTTACTGTATTGTCCGAAGAAGACAAGGAAAAAATGAAAAGGGACCTGGAAAAAAAGAATGCCTAACCGTATCTTTCCGAAAGCCAAAGCAGACCCAACCAAAAAATAGGGATTGCTTCTATCCAGAACATTACAAAATACTTGGAACGCATTTTTTTACCCATCTGCAAAACAAAAATCAATATTGCGACCAGTATCAGTCTGAGGGCTATTTCCTCGCTTTTCAGGTTGTCCTTTAAAAATGTGATCATAAAGAAAACTAAGGACAATATAGTTCCCAAGCGCCGGGTATTGCGTTCACCCAATAGTTGTGGTAAGGTTCTCAAACTCTTGTGGTCCCATTGTAAATCGCGGATTTCAAACGGTAGAATAAGAATCAAGACCAAAAGCATCCTCTGGATAAATGTAACTGCAAAATCCCAATCCAAGGGCATATCGGCATCCAAAACCGGCAGCAAGACCGTGAATCCGGCCCAAACAAAGGCCACAATATACACTTTAAGACCAGCTAAATTCCTTAAGTTCCTGGCCCTGGGCAATAAAGGAACTGCATAAAGTACGGACAATACCGCAAGACAAATGGTTGCCACCCATATTTTGGCATCCAATCGCATCAGAAAAAGAATGGCCATACCGAACGACAAAAAACTAAAAACCTGGATAAGCTTGTGGTACGCATTGGATACGATTATATACTTATAGGCCTCTACCCCATATTTTATAAAGTTGTAACAAACTATCACACTAAAAAAAATAAAGCCCAAAAGATATATATCGGTAGAGCTGCCCATCAAATAAAATGTTGCCCCGGCCATAGAAATAACCGAAACGGCCACATGGATACTGGCATCGAGATAAAAGTCGAATATAGCTTTTAAGGTTCGCATCAAATCATTGTCGCTTCTATTTCACTCAAGGTTAATTTGTGGTTAACAACTTTGTTCCCGCGATATTCAAAATTGACCATTTTCATCGAATTTATCCCTAATTTTGTGCACTTTATTGGATTGAACATGAACACAGAGGTTTTTGCTGCCAGGCACATTGGCATTACAGAAAAGGACTTGCCCCACATGCTCGAAACTATTGGGGTCAATAGTATGGATCAACTCATTTATGAGACTATCCCCGATGACATCAAATTAAAAAAGACACTTGATCTTCCCGAAGGGATAAGTGAACACGAATTCCTGAGCCACCTTCACCAACTGGCCGAAAAGAACAAGGTTTTTAAAAGTTATATCGGGCTGGGATACCATGAAACCTTGACACCATCGGTGATCAAACGAAATATATTGGAAAACCCGGGGTGGTACACCGCTTACACGCCTTATCAGGCCGAGATTGCCCAAGGAAGACTGGAAGCATTGCTTAACTTCCAGACCATGGTTTCCGACCTAACCGGAATGGAAATTGCCAATGCCTCGCTTTTGGACGAAAGTACCGCTGCGGCCGAAGCGATGACCATGTTGTTTGAATTGCGCAGTCGTCCCCAGAAAAAAGAACAAGTAAGCAAGTTCTTTGTATCCGAAGAGATTTTGCCGCAAACATTGAGCTTGCTCAAAACGCGGGCTATACCTTTAGGTATAGAATTGGTAGTGGGCAACCATGAAACTTTTCAATTTTCCGATGATTTTTATGGCGCTATGTTACAGTATCCCGGAAAATACGGTCAGGTCCATGATTATGCATCCTTTGTGGAAAATGCAAAAGCCAAGGATATAAAAGTGGCCGTTGCCGCCGATATTCTAAGTTTGGTTATGCTGACCCCTCCCGGAGAATGGGGCGTAGATGCCGTGGTGGGAACTACACAACGCTTTGGTATCCCCTTGGGTTACGGAGGACCGCACGCTGCTTTTTTTGCCACCAAAGAAGAATATAAGAGAAGTATCCCGGGCCGTATAATCGGTGTTACCAAAGATACTGATGGTAACCGTGCCTTGCGTATGGCATTACAAACAAGGGAACAACATATTAAAAGGGACAAGGCCACCTCCAATATTTGTACCGCCCAAGTACTATTGGCCGTAATGGCCGGGATGTACGCCGTTTATCACGGACCGGATGGATTAAAATACATCGCCGAAAAAGTACACGGCTATACTAAAAAATTGGCCAAAAGTCTGGAAGCTTATGGGTTTGACCAAGTAAACTCTTCCTATTTTGACACTGTACAAGTAAAAGTCAAAAACACAAAGCGCCTTAAAGAGCTTGCCGAGAAGAAAGGCATCAACCTATTTTATGTAGATGGGGAAACTGTGTCCGTTTCGATGAATGAATCCGTTTCGGAATCGGATTTGAACACATTGATATCTTGTTTCCTTGAATCACACAATTTACAGGAAAAGTCTTTAAAAGACTTAGAATTGGACGATGCCATTCCGGCCGGTCTTCAAAGAAAAGCTCCATTTATGGAGCATGAAGTCTTCAACTCCTATCATTCAGAAACCGAGTTGATGCGCTACATCAAAAAATTGGAGCGTAAGGATTTGGCACTGAACCACTCCATGATTTCCTTGGGTAGCTGCACTATGAAGCTCAATGCTGCTTCGGAAATGCTACCATTAAGTTGGCCACAATGGGGCAATATCCATCCCTTTGTCCCACTGGATCAGGCACAAGGCTATCAAGAAGTTCTTCAATCCTTGGAGGAACAACTGAACGTTATTACAGGTTTCGCTGCCACATCACTACAACCTAACTCGGGAGCCCAAGGTGAATATGCCGGCTTAATGGTCATACGCGCTTACCACGAATCTCGTGGCGAAGGACACCGTAATATCTGTATTATTCCGGCGTCTGCACATGGCACCAACCCTGCTTCTGCCGTAATGGCCGGAATGAAAGTGGTGGTGACCAAAACAGATGACCAAGGAAATATTGATGTAACCGACTTGGAGGAAAAAGTGGTTAAACATGCCGAAAACCTTGCAGCCTTAATGGTAACCTACCCTTCCACCCATGGGGTTTTTGAATCATCCATAAAACAGATCACCAAACTGATACACGACCACGGTGGTCAAGTTTACATGGATGGTGCCAACATGAACGCTCAAGTAGGCTTGACCAATCCGGCCACCATAGGTGCAGATGTATGCCACTTAAACTTACACAAAACATTTGCCATTCCACACGGTGGCGGTGGGCCCGGAGTTGGGCCAATTTGCGTAGCTGAACAATTAAAACCGTTCTTACCGT
It includes:
- a CDS encoding response regulator; this translates as MKPINVCIVDDDDIYQFTMKVTIRNIPTVKSTQVFTDGAQALEYIINNKNDKDALPDIIFLDINMPVMDGFQFMDEFVDLLPKLNKPIQVYLVSSSIDPKDIRKAKRNDAITDYLIKPLKSEQVKNILTQFK
- a CDS encoding sigma-70 family RNA polymerase sigma factor, translating into MTKHKLQPDTWVDQYADYLFNYAVSRVSDTEIAKDLVQETFFAGLNSAKNYKGDAAERTWLVSILKRKVIDHYRKINSKKGKAEVRINYSSDTDAEGDWLEQQVADPYSKDGDNVLENEELGDALQDCISKLPQKQALVFSMKTIQGMSTEDVCNELGINPSNLWVMIHRARTALMGCLNENWF
- the gcvP gene encoding aminomethyl-transferring glycine dehydrogenase is translated as MNTEVFAARHIGITEKDLPHMLETIGVNSMDQLIYETIPDDIKLKKTLDLPEGISEHEFLSHLHQLAEKNKVFKSYIGLGYHETLTPSVIKRNILENPGWYTAYTPYQAEIAQGRLEALLNFQTMVSDLTGMEIANASLLDESTAAAEAMTMLFELRSRPQKKEQVSKFFVSEEILPQTLSLLKTRAIPLGIELVVGNHETFQFSDDFYGAMLQYPGKYGQVHDYASFVENAKAKDIKVAVAADILSLVMLTPPGEWGVDAVVGTTQRFGIPLGYGGPHAAFFATKEEYKRSIPGRIIGVTKDTDGNRALRMALQTREQHIKRDKATSNICTAQVLLAVMAGMYAVYHGPDGLKYIAEKVHGYTKKLAKSLEAYGFDQVNSSYFDTVQVKVKNTKRLKELAEKKGINLFYVDGETVSVSMNESVSESDLNTLISCFLESHNLQEKSLKDLELDDAIPAGLQRKAPFMEHEVFNSYHSETELMRYIKKLERKDLALNHSMISLGSCTMKLNAASEMLPLSWPQWGNIHPFVPLDQAQGYQEVLQSLEEQLNVITGFAATSLQPNSGAQGEYAGLMVIRAYHESRGEGHRNICIIPASAHGTNPASAVMAGMKVVVTKTDDQGNIDVTDLEEKVVKHAENLAALMVTYPSTHGVFESSIKQITKLIHDHGGQVYMDGANMNAQVGLTNPATIGADVCHLNLHKTFAIPHGGGGPGVGPICVAEQLKPFLPSNPVVKTGGKDAITAISAAPWGSSLVCLISYGYIKMLGAEGLTNATKAAILNANYIKDRLKGKFDVLYAGERGRAAHEMIVDCRPFKANGIEVTDIAKRLIDYGFHAPTVSFPVAGTLMIEPTESESLAELDKFCDAMLSIRQEIDEATAGEPNNVLKNAPHTLGMLTNDSWDFPYSREKAAYPLTYVAENKFWPSIRRTDEAFGDRNLICTCAPIEEYMEA